The Deltaproteobacteria bacterium GWA2_45_12 genome segment ATGAAAAAAATAGAAGTCATTATCAAGCCGTTTAAGTTAGATGAAGTTAAAGAAGCCTTGACCGAATTGGGAATTAAGGGAATGACCTTAACCGAAGTCAAGGGCTTTGGTCGCCAAAAAGGGCATACAGAACTTTACAGAGGTGCCGAATATGTTGTCGATTTTTTACCTAAAATCAAAATTGAAATTGTGGTGAAAGATGACGAAGTGGCCAAGTTAGTTGACGTTGTTCAAAACGTTGCCCGCACAGGTTCTATTGGAGATGGCAAAATATTTGTTTCTCCTGTGGAAGGTGTGATTCGTATTCGCACCGGTGAAAAAGGAGAAAATGCGGTTTAACGAAACATTTTTTGTTTGCCATAGCCCTTCCAGACTTGCTAGGAGGGCTAGGCTTTGNNNNNNNNNNNNNNNN includes the following:
- a CDS encoding transcriptional regulator (indirectly regulates nitrogen metabolism; at high nitrogen levels P-II prevents the phosphorylation of NR-I, the transcriptional activator of the glutamine synthetase gene (glnA); at low nitrogen levels P-II is uridylylated to form PII-UMP and interacts with an adenylyltransferase (GlnE) that activates GlnA) produces the protein MKKIEVIIKPFKLDEVKEALTELGIKGMTLTEVKGFGRQKGHTELYRGAEYVVDFLPKIKIEIVVKDDEVAKLVDVVQNVARTGSIGDGKIFVSPVEGVIRIRTGEKGENAV